The stretch of DNA CTACGAGATCAATATTATATTTTAACAATTTCGGTATCTCCTTTGAGATATTGTCAATGATATGGTGATTTACCTGATAACCACTACTCGGTTGCGCCGATAGAATTCATCCATCATGTTCCGGACTTGTAAATCATTCCTGCGGCCTTCCCCATTCTCATACATCTACCGCAATGCTCCCGAAGAAGCCAGATCGCGGGACGCTCGGCGATAGGGCTTCCGGATCTCGGGCAGAGCCGAGATCTAAGCCCGCGCCGGTGTCGAACTGGCAACCTCGACGTTCTCGGGTTGGCTCGGTGCGACCGCGGCGCCTCTGCGGCCGCTGACCTGAATACGATCTCTGCTCGGGCTTGGCGCTCGTCCTCGTCGACCTCCAGCGCCTCGATGGCGACGTTCGAGCTGCCTGCCGCCTGGAGCCCGCGATCGCCGGTCCGACGATGTACAGCGGCGCGCGCTAGTTGATTGCCTTCAGCCGCATGGCGATCTGGGCCGGCGTCAGCGCCGGCGCGGTACCGGGGGGGCCGGCCAGACGTAGCAGCCCGTCTCCAGGCGCTCGGCGAACAGGCGCAGCCCTTGGCCGCCCCACCACAACACCATAATCGGACGGCCCGTCCGGCCGCGTGACACGAAGGCCTGGCCCGAGAACGGATCGCGCCCCAGATGGCTTTGGACGAGAGCGGTCAGGCTGTCTGCGGACACCTCCGAGACGCTCGTTTCGGGCGGGGAAGGTGTTTGATGACGCAGGCTGCCGGCTCCGATCGCCCCGAGCAGACCGCCCCCTACGGCGACCTCGGCTGACGTCTCGCTCCGGCTCGACGCCGTCACCCTTCCAGGCATGAGGCGAGATCTCCCAGCGGACAGCAGGTTCCGTTCCTGCTCGGCCGCGCCTTCTATCCGGTTCTCGTTCGTCGGCCCTCAGGTGCGCTCCACGCGTCCTCCCCACGGTCGGTCGCCCTAGTTGCGCGTCACTTCGTTCGCCGTGGCCAGCTCACGGAGGTACGTCCACCCTCGAGAACGCGCCCATGCTGGGCGCATCACGAAAAAACGGCGCGGGCCTCGAAGGCCCGCGCCGCTCACTCTCTTACCGGTCTCGAGGAGGCTCAGGCCGCGGCCGAGACCTCGGTCGGGACGGTCGAGATGGTCTTCAGGATCTGCGAGGCAATCTGGTAGGGGTCGCCCATCGAGTTCGGGCGGCGATCCTCGAGGTAGCCCTTGTAGCCGTTGTTGACGAAGCTGTGGGGCACGCGGATCGAGGCGCCGCGGTCGGCCACGCCCCAGCTGAAGGTGTGGATCGAGGCGGTCTCGTGCTTGCCGGTCAGCCGCATGTGGTTGTCCGGGCCGTAGACGGCGATGTGGTCCTCACGGGCATCGCCGAAGGCCGACATCAGCTTCTCGAAATACGCCTTGCCGCCGACTTCGCGCATGTACGAGGTCGAAAAGTTGGCGTGCATGCCCGAGCCGTTCCAGTCGGTGTCGCCGAGCGGCTTGCAGTGGTACTCGATGTCGATCTCGTACTTCTCGCAGAGGCGCTGCATTAGGTAGCGCGCCATCCACATCTCGTCGGCGGCCCGCTTGGAGCCCTTCCCGAAGATCTGGAACTCCCACTGGCCCTTCGCCACCTCGGCGTTGATGCCCTCGTGGTTGATGCCGGCGGCGAGGCAGAGGTCGAGATGCTCCTCGACGATCTGGCGGGCGACCGAGCCGACGTTCGAGTAGCCGACGCCGGTGTAGTACGGGCCCTGCGGCGCCGGGTAGCCGGTCTCGGGGAAGCCGAGCGGGCGGCCGTTCTTGTAGAAGAAGTATTCCTGCTCGAAGCCGAACCAGGCGCCCTCGTCGTCCAGGATGGTGGCGCGCTTGTTCGACGGGTGCGGGGTGACGCCGTCCGGCATCATGACTTCGCACAGGACCAGGACGCCGTTGGTGCGGGCCGGGTCGGGGAAGTGGCGGACGGGCTTCAGCACGCAATCCGACGAGCTGCCCTCGGCCTGCTGGGTCGAGCTGCCGTCGAAGCCCAGAGCGGAAGCTGCTCGAGGGTCGGGAAGCTGTCGAAAGCCTTGATCTGGGTCTTGCCGCGAAGGTTCGGGGTCGGGGTGTAACCATCGAGCCAAATATACTCGAGCTTGTATTTGGTCATCTCGCGTCTCTCTATCAGGTTCCGATGGAGCCCGTGATTCCTCGTGGCGCCCATCACCCGCCAGCGGCATCCCTACGCTAGCAGGTCCCGTGCCAAACCGTCGTCGAGGGCGGAACGATCGTCGGAACGAGGCGTTGCCGACCGCTCGGGCCCGAAGGGACGCCCCTGCGGCACTCATCCGTCACCGGCGACGGACTTCACTGCCCGGTTGCGCGCCAGGGCGCCATGACGCCCAACCACGCGCCACACCCGCCAAGTCGTGCCCCGACGCAAGCGCAGGCATGCACGAATTATAGCCAATCACTGATTTTTCCGTAGTCAGCCCGCGCA from Methylobacterium aquaticum encodes:
- the tnpB gene encoding IS66 family insertion sequence element accessory protein TnpB (TnpB, as the term is used for proteins encoded by IS66 family insertion elements, is considered an accessory protein, since TnpC, encoded by a neighboring gene, is a DDE family transposase.), whose protein sequence is MSADSLTALVQSHLGRDPFSGQAFVSRGRTGRPIMVLWWGGQGLRLFAERLETGCYVWPAPPVPRRR